TATATGCACTATTTAAGTATTAAAAGAAGGAAGGCAGTGTTCTCTTCTGCAGAAAATATCCTCAGGCCTAACCCCTAAACATCTGTGTTGCCACCAGGGCCCCACAAAGGGTTGGAAGGTATTAGCTCAGTGATGGCcaatcttggccttccagctgttttgggactaaaactcccatcatccctagctaacaggaccagtggtcagggatgatgggaattgtagtcccaaaacagctggatcaAACGTCCAGCTGCCAGGACCCTGCCCCTCTCCAGCGTGTGGGGAAATACGGATATCATAATGGTGTTATAAAAATCAATGTtgcagctgcatttggaatactgtgcacagttctggtTACAAAGGGTTTTGTAAAAtttgaaaaggttcagaaagagCAAAAGAAGTCCAtagtcggaggcagcaatgctgggAGCCACGGGAGGGGGAAGGGCTcccatgctcaggtcctgcttgtgggtttccctttggggcatctgcttggccaccatGATAATACGATGCtgataaaggaacatagatgggggggggggaaagggtttgaaagataaggtaatgttataagctgtaatgctttaaatgaaggatttgctgaacaaataaccttaattgggatacaaggaggagaagtatgaggaggtctgagaaatttgttatttaaaagtatgatttatgaactttatgtcttttttaatgtttttgtttgttctgtttttgtttgtttaaaaaattggaaaatctaataaatattctttaaaaaaaaaagataatacgatgctgaaacactgtaaaattaatgaatgttaaaatgatgttggattgaaaataagtggcattagcaacaaagttaataagaatatgtaaaaatggattgataatggatgaaaatatagagttataatatgttaagatatagagttaagataaatgaaagagggtaagggtTTGTTGATttaattatgtaaatgggaacacaaaaaggggaggtgtgaggaggtcaaggaaacaagctaatgagtttaaagatacaaaaaaatggatttgtttttaattctcatTTATTcgtttttttgcattttgcatttttattttttctactttatgtatttttgtatgttttttatttctttctttttatatgttttctttttattctgtaaacctttgttttttgtaaaatcccaataaatattttataaaaaaaaaaaagataatacgATGCTGAACCaggtgagccattggcctgaccagCAAGTTCTTCGTATGTGAATATCTGGCTGGCCATTAGTTGGTtggaggatgctggtctagatatACCTTGGTCTGATCCTGCGGAGCTCCTTGGGTCTTCTCAGAAGAAGACGCTCACTGTGCAAGTGTGGCAACAGGAATTGTGGGGCTCCCTGGCTTTCACCATTTCACCAAATGCAGCAGGGACAAGCTTGTCTTCAAATGATTTCCTTCTTAAAGGCACCAGAAGAGGACAAgggaaagaaacagcagcactCCCCCCAAACGCCTCATGCACCAACTTCCCTGCCCTCGAACCCAATGGGCGCTTATTACACTTGCAGAATTAGACGGTTTCTTGGTTGGGTTCAAACTCGGCTGCTTGTCGTCTGGCTTTCCGGCAGCTGCATCGGTGAGCGTCCTCTCCAGATGGACCGGCCGGCCGTTTTGGTCGCAAGCCACAACAATGTATCTCAAGCTGCTGGCTTCCGCCACGTATTCGCAGTCGTCCCCGTGTCCCTGAGAGAGCCTGCAGTTTGTGATGCGGAACTTTTTGGGGCTCTTTTTGTATTCCTTGTTCCGGATCACGTATGGCTCCCCCGCTGTGCACGCTTGGTCGACAACTTGCTCAGGAGCATGGATGAAAGTGTTGAGATGCTTGCACCCGCTCTCTGTCTGAGAGATCCGCTTGTTCCGCATCTCACTGTTGCATTGGTTGTGGTCTATGTGATCCAGGAACGTGACGTGCTTCCGCTGGAAGGCCTTTGAGCTTTGAGCGTGGGAGACGCTGGTGGTGGAGATGGCGAGGAGGAACAGGCCCAGCAGAGGCGCCATCCTTGAAGCCATGCTGTCCGGCTGCACCTGCAGGGTTTGTATATGTACATCTTTAATAAAACTGTGATGAAACACAGGGCAAATCTGCAGCTTTAACAATCTTTCAGTGGGATGTGTCCAGCAATAGTCTTACAGGGCAGAGACTGCTGGAACTATCACAACACAAGTATCTCCACATGCTTTGCCCAATTCCCCTGCCTGGGACACTtacaggaacatgggaagctaccttatacagagtcaaacaattggtccatctagctcagtacagtgctacctcgggttaagaacttaattcgttctggaggtctgttcttaacctgaaactgttcttaatctgaagcaccactttagctaatgtggcctcctgctgccgctgcacgatttctgttctcatcctgaagcaaagttcttaacccgaggtaatatttctgggttagcggagtctgtaacctgaagcgtatgtaacctgaagcgtatgtaacctgaagcgtatgtaacccgaggtaccactgtactgcctacattgactggcagcagctctccagaatttcaggcaagaATCTATCCcatccctaccaggagatgccagcagggattgaaactgggattgAACCCCCGAGCTAGGGCTTTTCTCATAAGGAAGAACTGATGCTTAAGCATTCTGCTCTTTTCCTCTCTTGATGCTTTTGTAGAGAATGCTCTTTGCCTTTTTGGCAGGACCATGGACATTTTAAATACTTTTGAAATATTAGGGTTTTTGTTTTCGAATTTGTGTTCTTCTGtatctatttattatttgtaagccGCCTGGGGGGGCCTTTCCCTTCAGTCAAAAAATGGTatataaagaaacaaaacactgcaAAGTAGACCCGTTGAAAGTAAATGGATATGACTAACTTGGTTCGcttagtttcaatgggtctgctttaaGAAAATTCATTTCACAAAATTCATACACAGCTCAATTGTAATAAAACAGGGTTGCTgttgttaatggagaaatccgagggctcccttggacaaaaaacaaggacaccagccaggaataccagagcaaaacagcagccagtaggcttggtctttattgaagactgtcgcgacaggactcccacctgccaccagctgaaacaaaatggaagccccgaacaaaagaagaccccaacttttattagttactaatcccccaagcTACACtcctagaactacatcacaactacatcatgactacatcattgacacatcacaaaaaggaggggttgagggaggagttgtggaggtaacctgagtatcttgtcacctcgctggttcctcctttccccttccccatgagtcatttccagaggacaaaggggagttggcagtttcctgcccccagagggaagatctgatcattgtcctttgtttcaatCCGTGTTGAATCCATtcccatatgcaagtcctttgtgaccttgatggtcttctgtctgggaccatcaaggttgtcatgccaactgggtagggctcctgAATACGTGATGGTACGCTTAAGGGATTATGGTCATCCTGTATCAAACagtccccctttgatagtccttccttcatggagcaaaataaaagtggactGGTGTAAATCTGATGTACGGTTGAtttactatgaatttataacaccGTATTTCAAGAGGTATCAATCCGGACATTTCTTGAGCATTTTTGGGGCAATCgccaaaaaagttgttgagatttgggGGGGCAGAGTTGTTGAGCTCACCCCCCAGCTATTCACCACCACCAAGCCACCCACGCCAAACCCAGAGCCATAGCCTGAACCGGAGCCATCAGCacacaacaccccccccaaaccccagacATTAAAAATTCCCCTAGATAGGCATGTAGGCCCCCCCAAAAGAGACCATGTCAGGGATTTCCCAGACATGTGGCAACTCTAAATAAAATCTCCAAGAGGTTTACGAAAAGAATAAAACAGCGAAATGATCAGTTAAAAAGAACtactaaaacattcaaaaataattaaaaccagcTATACGCTAAACATTATACATGGCTGGAGAGGCAAAATGTTTTTAAGAGGCACTGAAGAGAGTACAGCAAAGGCAcggctgcctgatgtcaataggcaggaagttccacAATATAGATGCTTCCACACTAACAGAGCAACGtcttacaagtgcagaatgaTTATTGTTATTCCCTCTAATAGAAAACTCAAGTGGCCAAGTGTTGACTGGACTGGAATCTAAATGTGGTCTACAGAGAAACCAGTGGGCTGCATCAGAATATATTTGCAGGAATGTGGAGCTTTCCagcaacacaaaaataaaataaaattatggaaaacaaatgaaaaagccAGCCCCACCCCTTCTCAGAAGCCCAACCCAATGAGGACTATGCCTATCCAGCAGCCATGGAATGCTGTGTGtcagctggaaaaggaaaagacagGGAATGGTCTGCTGAAGGGGAGCCTGACTAGCTGGCTGGCACattgaacaggagcactcctgtAGGGAGTGCCGataatgctgcaacattttgttgcaagagGCACTTTTGCTCAGTGCCAAGGTcccttgcaaaagaaaagaaagcagaaaataaCATTCAGGGGGCAGCCGGGGAGGGGGAGATTaatggaatcatggaattgtagaattggagaaGACCCTGCAGAAATACACAGGAGACCgaaacagggatcaaacctgcaaccttggcattatcagcatcacactctaaccaactgagctatctagtaAAGCGAAAGAGAGAAGAAGGCAAAGCACACAGCATGTTCTTGTCCCAGCAGACTGGATAAAATacattgcaaatacagtggtacctcgggttacagacgcttcaggttacagactccgctaacccagaaatagtacctcaggttaagaactttgcttcagatgagaacagaaattgcgcggcggcagctggaggccccattagctaaagtggtccctcaggttaagaaaggtttcaggttaagaacggacctccggaacgaattaagttcttaacccgagggaccactgtagcttaattccttccagatttGTTGCTACTGCCCTCCCGGCGAGAGAGAAGCCATCTTTGTTCACATCAGCAATGATGGGAAAAGACCTCTGTTTTCTTAAAACAGGGAGAGAGTGTTACTCACAATTTCCCCTGGCAGCCAGACCGGAAACAGACCCTCCTCTTCACCGAACCTACAAAGGAGCTGTTCTGCTTAGTCCCTCCGGTCTTC
This genomic window from Podarcis raffonei isolate rPodRaf1 chromosome 15, rPodRaf1.pri, whole genome shotgun sequence contains:
- the LOC128402659 gene encoding ribonuclease pancreatic-like, which encodes MASRMAPLLGLFLLAISTTSVSHAQSSKAFQRKHVTFLDHIDHNQCNSEMRNKRISQTESGCKHLNTFIHAPEQVVDQACTAGEPYVIRNKEYKKSPKKFRITNCRLSQGHGDDCEYVAEASSLRYIVVACDQNGRPVHLERTLTDAAAGKPDDKQPSLNPTKKPSNSASVISAHWVRGQGSWCMRRLGGVLLFLSLVLFWCL